Proteins encoded in a region of the Halosimplex halophilum genome:
- the argS gene encoding arginine--tRNA ligase — MYLSLRSEVEDALRTALSALELPTEDLGIERPPEDVDAAVASSVAFRLAGEVGAPPPQVAADVASEIDPADYDYLGRVDTQGPYVNFFPSDRYLAETVERAQAEGYGRLDDRDTSVVVEHTSANPTGPVHVGRARNPIVGDALARVLEFAGYDVDTHYYVNDAGRQVAVFTWAYETFDESDLPEPERDKPDYDLVRYYRKGNAYLDEAPDSEVEAAEAEIEAIMQGLEDGDEATYERVSEVVDGVLNGMTQTLGRLPAEFDEFVKETRFMRDGSTGDVVERLQALDEAVYEDDAWQLDLPGFDKNLVFLRSDGTTLYTTRDIAHHEWKFEEYDRAVTVIGEDHKLTFDQLNETLELLGRDTDRLDQVFYSWVNLPGGEGMSTREGTGVDLDDLLDEAIDRAREEVEDRLDDRLRDDDLDADDVERIAEQVGTGAVRYDIVSKQPTKSITFEWERALDFEAQSAPYVQYVHARACGILDEAESEGLDPADAVDPDLLATDAERDLLRTIARFPAVVEEAGEELEPHRVATYTRTFAEQFNAFYRECPVLTADDEPTRRARLALVAAARETVGNALGLLGVAAPDSM; from the coding sequence ATGTATCTCTCCCTGCGCTCGGAGGTCGAGGACGCCCTGCGCACGGCGCTGTCGGCCCTCGAGCTGCCGACCGAGGACCTGGGCATCGAGCGCCCGCCCGAGGACGTCGACGCCGCCGTCGCCTCCAGCGTCGCCTTCCGCCTGGCGGGCGAGGTCGGCGCGCCGCCGCCGCAGGTGGCCGCCGACGTGGCGAGCGAGATCGACCCCGCCGACTACGACTACCTCGGCCGGGTCGACACCCAGGGGCCCTACGTCAACTTCTTCCCCAGCGACCGCTACCTCGCCGAGACCGTCGAGCGCGCCCAGGCCGAGGGGTACGGCCGGCTGGACGACCGCGACACCTCCGTCGTCGTCGAGCACACCTCGGCCAACCCCACCGGTCCGGTCCACGTCGGCCGCGCCCGCAACCCCATCGTCGGCGACGCGCTCGCCCGCGTGCTCGAGTTCGCCGGCTACGACGTGGACACCCACTACTACGTCAACGACGCCGGCCGCCAGGTCGCCGTGTTCACCTGGGCCTACGAGACCTTCGACGAGAGCGACCTGCCCGAGCCCGAGCGCGACAAGCCCGACTACGACCTCGTCCGCTACTACCGCAAGGGCAACGCCTACCTCGACGAGGCGCCCGACTCCGAGGTCGAGGCCGCCGAGGCCGAGATCGAGGCCATCATGCAGGGCCTGGAGGACGGCGACGAGGCGACCTACGAGCGGGTCAGCGAGGTCGTCGACGGGGTGCTGAACGGGATGACCCAGACCTTGGGGCGGCTGCCCGCCGAGTTCGACGAGTTCGTCAAGGAGACGCGGTTCATGCGCGACGGGTCGACCGGCGACGTGGTCGAGCGCCTGCAGGCCCTCGACGAGGCCGTCTACGAGGACGACGCCTGGCAACTGGACCTGCCGGGCTTCGACAAGAACCTCGTCTTCCTGCGCTCGGACGGCACGACGCTGTACACGACGCGGGACATCGCCCACCACGAGTGGAAGTTCGAGGAGTACGACCGCGCCGTGACGGTCATCGGCGAGGACCACAAGCTCACCTTCGACCAGCTCAACGAGACGCTGGAGCTGCTGGGCCGCGACACCGACCGGCTGGACCAGGTGTTCTACTCGTGGGTGAACCTCCCCGGCGGCGAGGGGATGTCCACCCGCGAGGGGACCGGCGTCGACCTCGACGACCTGCTCGACGAGGCCATCGACCGCGCCCGCGAGGAGGTCGAGGACCGGCTGGACGACCGCCTGCGCGACGACGACCTCGACGCCGATGACGTCGAGCGCATCGCCGAACAGGTCGGGACCGGCGCCGTGCGCTACGACATCGTCTCCAAGCAGCCGACCAAGTCGATCACCTTCGAGTGGGAGCGGGCGCTGGACTTCGAGGCGCAGTCGGCGCCGTACGTCCAGTACGTCCACGCACGCGCCTGCGGCATCCTCGACGAGGCCGAGAGCGAGGGGCTCGACCCCGCCGACGCGGTCGACCCCGACCTGCTCGCCACCGACGCCGAGCGGGACCTCCTCCGGACGATCGCCCGCTTCCCCGCGGTCGTCGAGGAGGCCGGCGAGGAACTGGAACCGCACCGCGTCGCCACCTACACGCGGACGTTCGCCGAGCAGTTCAACGCCTTCTACCGGGAGTGTCCCGTGCTGACGGCCGACGACGAACCGACCCGCCGCGCGCGACTCGCGCTGGTCGCCGCGGCCCGCGAGACGGTCGGCAACGCCCTCGGCCTGCTGGGCGTCGCCGCGCCGGACTCGATGTAA